The genomic interval TCGTGTCTACCTACCTGTGTGAAGACCATACAGGAGAGCATCCGCAGCCCAGCAGCAAGCACGTGTATCTCGAGCACTTACCAGAAATGACCGTCTTTGTCAGAAATTTCCAGGTACTGAGTTCGTTATGTTTGTGTTTATTAGCATATAAAACATaacctttaattaatttaaatcgTCATATAATTTTGGTTGAGTGACAAATTATTGTCATTGCTTTATTGAAGATATTACTTAAATTTCTTCCTTTATAGAAcggcaaataaataaattaaaaacctaCACATATATTAGTTAAATCTCATTTACACCAATCACTTGACCCTGACATGCAGCtatgggttcgagccttgttCGCATTCTTAATAAAATATTCTTGATTATGGAAAGAAACATTCCGTTAAAACTTGCTTACTTATTACAACAATGTTAACAAAAATAGACATGACATTGAATGATCATTATATTTCAGGGCATCGCTTGTGAGGAAAAATGGACTTATGAGACAAAAAGACTTGCGGAGGTTTTGCGAAATAAAGAGGACATCCGGACAGACTTTTATATAACTGCTACTTACGAGAGTCCATTCCAGCTCGTAAGTTCCAGAAATGAAATTTGGTTTTTGAAATTTGACCGCAAAGAAGACACCACACAAATAAACagagaaacgaaaatgttgaaaTACGGATCACAGAAAGTGGAAATTCCGAGTGTTTTAGGATGGATCTTACAAATGATTATGGCTTATTTAACAGTCTTGTTTTTCATTGCCAGAACTTCGTTGAATTTCATGTTTACAGCAAAAGAAAACTGGAGTGTAATTCAACAGAGAGCTCATCTCGCGTTCAAAGTAGTGCGGCATAATGTGTCATTCGGAGGATTATTAAGAACGGCTATTTCCGTTATGTGGATGTTATGGAACATTGTACTGGCTCTGATATCTGGGGCAACTATTGGAGCATATACCTCAAAACCTTTcaagaaaaagtcattttgattcTTAAGCACTTAAATGTATTGAAGTATTGGTgattttaagatttatttattttagatttattatatttaatttattatatgctTTATATTCTGGTTTGGATATGAAAGGTATGTAGAAGATTTCGAAAGCTATATTAGGGAGATTCTTCAAACTGTGCAAGAAAGATGTTCTTGCTGGCAGGACAAATTTCCCCGCTATTTACAAGATTTTTATACAACTATTATTACGAAGATATTAAATGTTGTGAGGAAGACATCCCGTGTCAGTATGAATATTTCTACAGGGAAGAAGAGAGAATTACATGTTATTGCTTTTAggaaaatttaatttcaattagAACTAATTACACACTTCAGGAAGATTTACACGCTATAATTAGGAAGATCTGCATGCTTTTATGAAGATTTGTATTTAGTAAGGAAGTTTTACACGCTATTAGGTAGACTTCCGTGTCTCGGGAAAATTTCTCATGATATTACTAATGGCTTGTGTGCTATAAAAGTTccataatatattttgtatttataacaaaaaacTGGCATCTACACTTTAAATAAAGGCATCAAGACCAAagattttatgtttcattttcactTGATTAAGTTTCATTTGATCGTAGTAGAAGGGGTTAGAAAATTACCCTTTCCGAAAGAGACAAGAGAGCCAAAAAAGTTCTTTGAATTTCCGCGTCTGTAATGTTTCCGACTGGGAAAATTTGATAGTCAGATTAAGAAAACTTTAGTATAGAAAGAAACTAGACTGAACGAAGTAAATATGCCTCTAGGGAGATTTTTTTCTGATGATATATGGACCTGTAAGAAATTTTACAATAACAGTCGTAATCCTTTCAAATTTActcctgtagattttatataaaacattgattttacagctggaTATTTCCTTTTACAGATGTAACACGACTGTATAACATTCGATTTATGCTAAGATAAAGCAGTAAAAagcatacagctgtaaaaatgaaaaaagttactgctgtaaatatgcctaaaagttacagctgtaaaaatctTAAGGTGTTGAAAAGTAATTTTATGGGACGAAAGCAgaggtacaaaaagttttatGACAAAGTGTCCCTCGAAAGCGTAGCAATTACTACAATTTGGCAAAGCAATGATCTAGTAGGTAAAGAAcaatatggaatatgtttacaATATAGAAAATGCAAAATTCGAGACTTTTCATAAAAGATCCCTTTGTCATGAAAACGTATATTGCCGTTTTGTaactatttcttttaaacttatcagctTAAAATATACGTTAATTAATTAATGTCTGTGCTTAGACCATTTTACATCTATATTAGATTATATTAGATTTGAATGTGATTAAATATGGCGGACAATGGAAGTCAagttttgtttacgtttttgaaaatattgaaatttaggTGAAAAACAGAATTTCAAGTCTCAGTCTGCTCATTCCCTCCCTTTGTATAATAATTGTATCACTTGATTCGCTATTGATTTGTGATATTTAGTATGGTCAtgttctataaaaaaaattgcaagaatAACTATgcacggtatatatatatatgtaaacgtatgattttattagtaatgacaagtgcaatttataatatgGTTTAAGGGAAACTATACGTTTTCTGTTGAGctgatttttattaatgacagTGCTAGCTTTGATATAACTTTCTGCTATTGTCTTCATTAGCCATTGCTATTTcgtattttggaaatattattaCAACTTTGTATTATATTGAACACTTCATGTGCAATTGTACGCCATATTATCATGTAAATGTTGCCTCATGGGTCTTATGACCTTCtggttgtttataaaataaactcttgaaactctTGTTTAAACGAAACTTAGATTAACTCCATTACTTTTAAACATGTGGTGCGTCCCTGAATTTCAGTTTATATCgtgccaaaatgcattaaagattcTACAGCTGTAATTTTAAGACACGACAGTTTTACAGCAAAAGTATATTTTGAGACAAGAACCTATTTCGATTGTTAAAAAGATTGTcatcttttttatgcccccgccccctccccctcccccttccGAAAAAGGGGGGCTATATTGTTTTGCACACGTCTGTCGGTCGGACGGTCGGTCTATTGGTCGGTATGTCGGccggtccgtagaccaattggtttgCAGACCAATCGGTTTgcggattataactcaagaacgcttgggcctaggatgatgAAACTAAATAGGAAGCTTGAtcaagaccagcagatgaccactattgattttgaggtcagtaggtcaaaggtcaaggtgacactggCCCAGAACAGaagaacttttttgccaaataactagaaaatgctttggtgttagatcacatttgatatggagtTTACTGATGACTGATAAATAACCCATGATAattattattgatttgaggtcagtatgtcaaacatgCAGTGTactgtgaccaaataatttctgttccttgtgcagctactaaatgcatcaaggagGGGGGTGGGgcggcatttcgtgttctacgagctcttgttttgacATTAAAGACGCATactataataataacaatatgaaaaacaacaataaatgatgatgattcaacaacaacaacaacaacaacaactttatttaaggaaaaaacgTATCTTTGGACAAGTGTCATATATGGGCCTCAAAAGTTAAATGAACATACATCGCATTAGCGTTCGATCATTTGTGA from Mercenaria mercenaria strain notata chromosome 2, MADL_Memer_1, whole genome shotgun sequence carries:
- the LOC123562945 gene encoding heme-binding protein 2-like, with product MVNLRSIDMSAESLFPTSAESLLPDTVMGTLKNFMPKSPEKPKHMIEYKVVTKTDDYEERRYPASTWVCTTVTGVYQDTAKIEAFRHLQTYAQGHNSASAHLSMHPPILTRVSSDSGAGFDRKFVVSTYLCEDHTGEHPQPSSKHVYLEHLPEMTVFVRNFQGIACEEKWTYETKRLAEVLRNKEDIRTDFYITATYESPFQLVSSRNEIWFLKFDRKEDTTQINRETKMLKYGSQKVEIPSVLGWILQMIMAYLTVLFFIARTSLNFMFTAKENWSVIQQRAHLAFKVVRHNVSFGGLLRTAISVMWMLWNIVLALISGATIGAYTSKPFKKKSF